A genome region from Crossiella equi includes the following:
- a CDS encoding RNA polymerase sigma factor, whose product MANPLHTGPRELVRDCQNRDERAWAELITRYGPLVRVVASSFGLRRADSEDICQQTWVRVYEGIHSVREPDRVRAWIVTVARREALRHLGKRTSGELPIGDQDYFDTPAEQTSTEEEVLVGAAAQAARAVVAALPESQRRLLVLLFDPAEPSYDEISARLGIPRGSIGPTRARLLRQLQGALAAWQG is encoded by the coding sequence ATGGCCAACCCCCTGCACACCGGGCCCCGTGAGCTGGTCCGGGACTGCCAGAACCGCGACGAAAGAGCCTGGGCGGAGCTGATCACGCGCTACGGGCCGCTGGTCCGCGTGGTCGCCTCCTCCTTCGGGCTGCGCCGCGCCGACTCCGAGGACATCTGCCAGCAGACCTGGGTCCGGGTCTACGAGGGCATCCACTCGGTGCGCGAACCGGACCGGGTGCGCGCCTGGATCGTCACCGTCGCGCGCCGGGAGGCGCTGCGGCACCTGGGCAAGCGCACCAGCGGTGAGCTGCCGATCGGTGACCAGGACTACTTCGACACCCCGGCCGAGCAGACCAGCACGGAGGAGGAGGTGCTGGTCGGTGCGGCGGCCCAGGCGGCCCGGGCGGTGGTGGCCGCGCTGCCGGAGTCGCAGCGGCGGCTGCTGGTGCTGCTGTTCGACCCCGCCGAGCCCAGCTACGACGAGATCAGCGCGCGGCTGGGCATCCCGCGCGGCTCGATCGGCCCCACCCGGGCCCGGCTGCTGCGGCAGCTCCAGGGGGCGCTGGCGGCCTGGCAGGGCTGA